The Benincasa hispida cultivar B227 chromosome 9, ASM972705v1, whole genome shotgun sequence genome has a segment encoding these proteins:
- the LOC120084830 gene encoding protein PXR1-like has product MTDLQEEKKKRLRETKEKKKRLRWRRSRRVRLHWRSLTSLEEVAGEAQPEVAEEKKKKKKKKKTKGKKVGEAESSHHRKEKKNREKKDDVEDEKATKERKKKEKEEKRMHRREERRLRKEEEARQRAASPEKDGESTSVRECPSIIVPQVVRSFYRGRLHGNRDAVTFKGETVSFNAKDINEIYQMKDDPDASRNKIIDDPTEEQMEDAMRVLTQPGMKWSISLKDIHTLESKSLLLEGRL; this is encoded by the exons ATGACGGACCttcaagaagagaagaagaagagattgcgAGAAacgaaagagaagaaaaaaagattgCGATGGAGGAGGTCAAGGAGGGTGAGGTTGCATTGGAGATCCCTGACGTCGTTGGAGGAGGTTGCAGGGGAGGCGCAACCAGAAGTGgctgaagaaaagaagaagaagaagaagaagaagaagaccaagggaAAGAAGGTTGGGGAGGCTGAATCTTCCCATCATcgcaaagaaaagaagaatagagagaaaaaggatgaTGTTGAAGATGAGAAGGCCaccaaagaaagaaagaagaaggaaaaagaagaaaagagaatgcACCGACGTGAAGAGAGGCGcttgagaaaagaagaggaggcAAGGCAGAGGGCTGCGAGCCCTgagaaggatggagaatcaacctctgtGAGGGAG tgcccatccatcatagTGCCTCAGGTAGTGCGAAGCTTTTACCGTGGGCGGCTACATGGAAATAGGGATGCGGTGACCTTTAAGGGAGAAACAGTATCCTTCAACGCAAAGGACATCAACGAAATTTATCAGATGAAAGACGACCCTGATGCATCAAggaacaagattattgatgatcccacagaagAACAGATGGAGGACGCAATGAGGGTACTAACGCAACCGGGCATGAAGTGGTCGATCTCACTCAAAGACATTCACACCTTGGAGTCCAAGTCCTTGCTACTGGAGGGAAGGCTCTAG